In Nocardia sputorum, a single genomic region encodes these proteins:
- a CDS encoding winged helix DNA-binding domain-containing protein, whose translation MRSIDAAQRRARLAVRHRLATPERAGQVADIARSLVALHATDPATVFLSVAARAVGLTPADVEQALYEDRSLLRMLAMRRTMFVVPVESVPILQASCADALAHKQRRTYGKYLEQAGIGDGDVRRWWAEVETETHKALLDRGAATGAQLSKDVPRLRTQVNTAPDKAYSKPTNITTWVLVTLGCEGRIVRGRPNGGWTSSQYTWAPIESWLPDGVAARPAAEARVELVRRWLRAFGPAPVSDLKWWTGWTLGEVRAALGALDLVEVDLDGVPGVLPADDLDPVPAPEPWAALLPALDPTPMGWQAREWYLGPHAPRLFDRNGNVGPTVWWDGRIVGGWAQRRDGEIVYRLLEDVGADAEALIAAQAQRVAEWFGEVRAIPRFRTPLERELTA comes from the coding sequence ATGCGTTCGATTGATGCCGCGCAGCGGCGCGCGCGGCTGGCGGTGCGGCACCGGCTGGCCACTCCGGAGCGAGCCGGGCAGGTCGCGGACATCGCCCGCTCGCTGGTGGCCCTGCACGCGACCGATCCGGCGACCGTCTTCCTGTCCGTCGCCGCCCGCGCCGTGGGACTGACGCCCGCGGATGTCGAACAGGCGCTCTACGAGGACCGTTCACTGCTGCGGATGCTGGCCATGCGCCGCACCATGTTCGTCGTGCCGGTGGAGTCGGTGCCGATTCTCCAGGCGTCGTGCGCGGACGCGCTGGCGCACAAGCAGCGGCGCACCTACGGCAAGTACCTGGAACAGGCGGGCATCGGGGACGGCGACGTGCGCCGCTGGTGGGCCGAAGTCGAGACCGAGACGCACAAGGCGTTGCTCGACCGCGGCGCGGCGACCGGCGCCCAGCTGAGCAAGGACGTCCCCCGGTTGCGCACCCAGGTGAACACCGCGCCGGACAAGGCGTATTCGAAGCCGACCAACATCACCACCTGGGTGCTGGTGACCCTCGGCTGCGAGGGCCGCATCGTGCGCGGCAGGCCGAACGGCGGCTGGACCAGCAGTCAGTACACCTGGGCGCCGATCGAGTCGTGGTTGCCCGACGGCGTCGCCGCGCGGCCCGCCGCCGAGGCGCGGGTCGAACTCGTCCGCCGCTGGTTGCGCGCCTTCGGACCCGCGCCGGTGTCCGATCTCAAGTGGTGGACCGGGTGGACGCTCGGCGAGGTGCGCGCGGCACTCGGCGCCCTGGATCTGGTCGAGGTCGACCTGGACGGCGTGCCCGGCGTGCTGCCGGCCGACGACCTGGACCCGGTTCCCGCACCGGAACCCTGGGCGGCGTTGCTGCCCGCCCTCGATCCCACCCCGATGGGCTGGCAGGCGCGGGAGTGGTACCTCGGCCCGCACGCGCCGCGCTTGTTCGACCGCAACGGCAACGTGGGCCCCACCGTCTGGTGGGACGGGCGGATCGTCGGCGGCTGGGCGCAGCGCAGAGACGGCGAGATCGTCTACCGCCTCCTCGAGGACGTGGGAGCGGACGCCGAAGCGCTGATCGCCGCGCAAGCGCAGCGCGTCGCCGAATGGTTCGGCGAGGTGCGCGCCATTCCCCGTTTCCGGACGCCGCTGGAACGCGAGCTCACCGCCTGA
- a CDS encoding alpha/beta hydrolase family protein: MSLPVDGEEATGRVYEPYRCAADDVTPRALVVAVHGHGGSSADFAAYLESIARRTATPILAMDLRSAQSTWRTGDWNLWAGWRDVVAATAWYQQTHGSITRTVLWGWSQGGITSGLAAAHGPRGMFDYWVDNYGPADDFTMWLGAAVVDPALPAQIERDAGGCPPAACPLAYAERSPALLAARMDLRRAFLVHGTADDVVPYATSLEMRAGLAAAGKPTSLYTVLTGRDLEGRVAPGDHSVGPAFFEGGCVVERLLLGTEPVDGPDRDYLVDVAHGVVTAPPAPAGAKCAA, translated from the coding sequence GTGTCGCTGCCCGTGGACGGCGAGGAGGCGACCGGGCGGGTGTACGAGCCCTACCGGTGCGCCGCGGATGACGTGACTCCGCGGGCGCTCGTGGTCGCGGTGCACGGGCACGGCGGGTCGTCGGCGGACTTCGCCGCGTATCTCGAGTCGATCGCGCGGCGCACCGCGACGCCGATCCTGGCGATGGACCTGCGCTCCGCGCAGAGCACGTGGCGCACCGGAGACTGGAATCTGTGGGCGGGCTGGCGCGACGTCGTCGCCGCGACCGCGTGGTATCAGCAGACCCACGGCTCGATCACCCGCACGGTGCTGTGGGGCTGGAGTCAGGGCGGCATCACCAGCGGCCTCGCGGCGGCGCACGGGCCGCGCGGGATGTTCGACTACTGGGTGGACAACTACGGTCCCGCCGATGATTTCACCATGTGGCTGGGCGCGGCGGTGGTGGATCCGGCACTGCCCGCCCAGATCGAGCGCGACGCGGGTGGTTGCCCGCCTGCCGCCTGTCCGCTCGCCTACGCCGAACGCTCACCCGCCCTGCTGGCCGCCCGGATGGACCTGCGGCGCGCGTTCCTCGTGCACGGCACCGCCGACGACGTGGTGCCCTACGCCACCAGCCTCGAGATGCGCGCCGGGCTCGCCGCCGCGGGCAAGCCCACCTCCCTGTACACCGTCCTCACCGGGCGCGACCTGGAGGGACGGGTGGCCCCGGGCGACCACAGCGTCGGCCCGGCCTTCTTCGAGGGCGGCTGCGTCGTCGAGCGGCTGCTGCTCGGCACGGAACCGGTCGACGGCCCCGACCGCGACTACCTGGTGGACGTCGCGCACGGCGTCGTCACCGCACCGCCCGCTCCCGCGGGCGCGAAGTGCGCGGCGTGA
- a CDS encoding MFS transporter, producing the protein MASTVTEPHAKDGRAGGYPVWRAAWPVFAVFVLSNAPTPLYVVWQREIGFSSGTLTAVFACYIAGLLAALLVAGVVSDRVGRKPVLLPAVVAATAACVLFAVAQSVLLLALARLLTGLAVGAAVSAGMAAVTDVGGPERKRVAALAASTAMVLGAGSGPLLAGVLSETLPGPTVTVFLVEIAVLATAFAVVVRLPLPAGSGERGPWIRIPSVAPDGRTAVLLGIAVFGPGITATSFVLSLGPSVLAHLLGAADRVLAGAVAFAMFLAATGIQFLARRFGVRVILLGGAVATVTSMAALVGSLVAASLPLFVAAAVLAGAGQGLGQFGGLTAISASVPGERLAEANAAQNVGGYLPAAVLPLTAGLLGDAYGLSAGVTAFGAVVGIAAAAGGALVVTRLRRGVPRR; encoded by the coding sequence ATGGCATCGACGGTGACGGAGCCGCACGCGAAAGACGGCCGGGCAGGCGGCTATCCGGTGTGGCGAGCGGCGTGGCCGGTGTTCGCGGTGTTCGTGTTGTCGAACGCGCCGACCCCGCTGTATGTGGTGTGGCAGCGGGAGATCGGGTTCTCCTCCGGCACGCTGACCGCGGTGTTCGCTTGCTACATCGCCGGTTTGCTGGCGGCGCTGCTGGTCGCCGGTGTGGTGTCGGACCGGGTGGGGCGCAAGCCGGTGCTGCTGCCCGCGGTGGTGGCGGCCACGGCGGCCTGCGTGCTGTTCGCCGTCGCGCAGTCGGTCCTGCTCTTGGCGCTCGCGCGGCTGCTCACCGGCCTGGCGGTGGGCGCGGCGGTGTCGGCGGGAATGGCGGCGGTCACGGATGTGGGCGGTCCCGAGCGCAAACGCGTCGCCGCGCTGGCCGCCTCGACCGCGATGGTGCTCGGAGCCGGTAGCGGGCCATTGCTGGCCGGTGTCCTGTCCGAAACGCTGCCCGGCCCCACGGTGACGGTGTTCCTCGTCGAGATTGCCGTGCTCGCCACGGCGTTCGCGGTCGTGGTCCGGCTGCCTTTGCCCGCCGGGTCCGGAGAACGCGGCCCGTGGATCCGGATCCCGTCGGTCGCGCCGGACGGCCGGACCGCCGTGCTGCTCGGGATCGCGGTGTTCGGCCCGGGCATCACCGCGACGTCGTTCGTGCTGTCGCTGGGGCCGTCGGTGCTGGCGCATCTGCTGGGCGCCGCCGACCGCGTGCTCGCCGGGGCGGTGGCGTTCGCCATGTTCCTGGCCGCGACCGGAATCCAATTTCTGGCACGACGGTTCGGTGTGCGCGTCATTCTGCTCGGCGGTGCGGTCGCGACCGTGACGAGCATGGCGGCGCTGGTGGGGTCGCTGGTCGCGGCCTCGCTTCCGCTGTTCGTCGCGGCGGCCGTGCTCGCCGGGGCCGGTCAAGGCCTCGGCCAGTTCGGGGGCCTGACGGCGATCAGCGCGAGCGTGCCGGGCGAGCGGCTGGCCGAGGCGAACGCCGCGCAGAACGTGGGCGGGTATCTCCCGGCCGCGGTGCTGCCGCTGACCGCCGGTCTCCTCGGCGACGCCTACGGGTTGAGCGCCGGGGTGACCGCGTTCGGCGCGGTCGTGGGGATCGCCGCGGCAGCGGGCGGGGCGCTCGTCGTGACGCGCCTGCGACGGGGTGTTCCGAGACGCTGA
- a CDS encoding ArsR/SmtB family transcription factor — MPAATETSTTLPEPDRADLRLDHVLAALSDPLRLTMVRRLLLDSPETDRPCSWFGIDRPKSTLTHHFRVLREAGVTRQRRYGLERRSQVRVDDLEARFPGLLDLVRAWEPEN, encoded by the coding sequence ATGCCTGCGGCCACGGAGACGAGCACGACGCTGCCCGAGCCGGACCGCGCCGATCTGCGGCTCGACCACGTCCTCGCCGCGCTCAGCGATCCCCTGCGCCTGACCATGGTCCGCCGTCTCCTGCTGGACTCCCCGGAGACCGACCGGCCCTGCTCCTGGTTCGGCATCGATCGCCCCAAATCCACGCTGACGCACCATTTCCGGGTGCTGCGCGAGGCGGGCGTCACCCGGCAGCGGCGCTACGGATTGGAACGCCGCAGCCAGGTCCGCGTCGACGATCTGGAAGCGCGCTTCCCCGGCCTGCTCGACCTGGTCCGCGCCTGGGAACCGGAGAACTGA
- a CDS encoding TerB family tellurite resistance protein, which yields MTFAPRRIPDATLIHTAETTAVWRAQLLAQRNALRGANFRDAAVALCALVAVADGATAARDHALVAELVTTDPVLRNFPVDDLRALFEDNCNRLANDPVLGCAHVLRQIAKAGARPAEADAVIRTGILIGSGAGACGPAATDALRDACRALRLAPERFGL from the coding sequence ATGACCTTCGCACCCCGCCGCATCCCCGACGCGACCCTGATCCACACGGCCGAGACCACCGCGGTCTGGCGAGCGCAGCTACTCGCCCAACGGAACGCATTGCGCGGGGCGAATTTCCGGGACGCCGCCGTCGCCTTGTGCGCGCTGGTGGCCGTGGCCGACGGCGCCACCGCGGCGAGGGACCACGCCCTCGTCGCCGAACTGGTCACGACGGACCCGGTCCTGCGCAATTTCCCGGTGGACGACTTGCGCGCCCTGTTCGAGGACAACTGCAATCGGCTGGCGAACGATCCGGTCCTCGGTTGCGCGCACGTGCTGCGGCAGATCGCCAAAGCGGGAGCCCGGCCGGCCGAGGCGGACGCGGTGATCCGCACCGGCATCCTGATCGGCAGCGGCGCGGGCGCCTGCGGCCCGGCCGCGACGGACGCGCTGCGCGACGCCTGCCGGGCGCTGCGCCTGGCCCCCGAGCGCTTCGGCCTCTGA
- a CDS encoding arylamine N-acetyltransferase family protein, with translation MSKPEDPAYHWDGPELDLDAYLARIGFDGERAPTVQTLHELVRAHTTAIPFENLEIILGRSIPLDLASLQDKIVHRRRGGYCYENVGLFAAALERLGFGVTGLSGRVSMGAGAGLRPATHALLRVTTAADDRVWLCDVGFGAGPLAPFELSSETGEFAAGEWKFRLERTRGELDSELWVLHQYGRDGWIDRHSFTLNPQYRIDYAVGNHFVSTSPRSPFTTRPYVQRFHPDVHHVLDGTTFVTEYPDGTSDTRELEPADLPKILAEVFDIDLSDGDAAALAQARWSRD, from the coding sequence ATGAGCAAGCCGGAAGACCCGGCCTACCACTGGGACGGACCGGAACTGGACCTGGACGCCTATCTGGCCCGGATCGGTTTCGACGGTGAGCGTGCCCCCACCGTCCAGACGCTGCACGAGCTGGTACGGGCGCACACCACGGCGATCCCGTTCGAGAACCTCGAGATCATCCTCGGCCGGTCGATACCCCTCGACCTGGCGAGCTTGCAAGACAAGATCGTGCACCGCCGCCGCGGCGGCTACTGCTACGAGAACGTCGGACTGTTCGCGGCCGCGCTGGAACGACTCGGTTTCGGCGTCACCGGGCTCAGCGGCCGGGTGAGCATGGGCGCGGGCGCGGGATTGCGCCCCGCCACCCACGCGCTGCTGCGCGTGACGACCGCCGCAGACGACCGAGTCTGGCTGTGCGACGTCGGCTTCGGCGCCGGACCGCTCGCGCCGTTCGAGTTGTCTTCGGAGACCGGAGAATTCGCGGCGGGCGAGTGGAAGTTCCGGCTGGAGCGCACCCGCGGGGAGCTGGATTCCGAGCTGTGGGTGCTGCACCAATACGGCCGCGACGGGTGGATCGACCGGCACAGTTTCACGCTGAATCCGCAGTACCGCATCGACTACGCCGTCGGCAACCACTTCGTGTCGACCTCGCCCCGCTCCCCGTTCACCACCCGGCCTTACGTGCAGCGCTTCCACCCGGACGTGCACCATGTGCTGGACGGCACCACCTTCGTCACCGAGTACCCCGACGGCACGAGCGATACGCGCGAACTGGAACCCGCCGACCTGCCCAAGATCCTCGCCGAAGTCTTCGACATCGACCTGTCCGACGGCGACGCCGCCGCCCTGGCGCAGGCCCGGTGGTCGCGCGACTGA
- a CDS encoding serine/threonine-protein kinase, whose amino-acid sequence MRDVTISRRFGVGAIDTGQLIAEHYRLVERIGSGGTGVVWRAVDERLQRSVAVKQIHIQPSLPEAERDVVRQRAIREARNAARFQHPNAIVVFDITEHEGDPCLVMEYLKSKSLAAVIAAQGTLPLTQVARIGEQVASALIAAHQAGIVHRDVKPGNILLDDHGTVKITDFGISRATGDVTLTETGLICGTAAYLAPEVARGSDPSPASDVFALGATLFHALEGEPPYGAGSNPLAVLYAAANGQLSEPRNAGPATDFLLDLLSPEPRERPSMRAARDHLAAFADAGPAPVAAGFVPASEAFTRPRAGQPESATRELRPSAMASAPYTPTERQPRPRPAPAPPVQPDTASHPRTMAQPRPVPRQGSSGKRRAVLIGALIGAIVVAGAFMVNLLSSSGSNTNAAQGNSSSVVASTRPGGNTTSAAAPVGETKSVGKADPRQSIDQVVDFYNNLTYSSFSAAWKQLTPAAQQVYGSQQAFETYWTQNRVTGFNTVDAAGGGSGTNADGSVDVNVASVTYGGRNKSVTLRLVNPGNGSSLIDSDTR is encoded by the coding sequence ATGCGGGATGTCACGATTTCGAGAAGGTTCGGAGTAGGCGCCATCGATACCGGTCAGTTGATCGCGGAGCATTACCGCCTGGTCGAGCGGATTGGTAGCGGCGGCACGGGCGTGGTCTGGCGTGCCGTCGACGAACGCCTCCAGCGCTCCGTGGCCGTCAAGCAGATCCACATCCAACCGAGCCTGCCCGAGGCCGAACGCGACGTGGTCCGCCAGCGCGCGATCCGGGAGGCCCGCAACGCCGCCCGCTTCCAGCATCCGAACGCGATCGTCGTGTTCGACATCACCGAGCACGAGGGCGACCCCTGCCTGGTGATGGAGTACCTGAAGTCCAAGAGTCTCGCCGCCGTGATCGCCGCCCAGGGCACCCTGCCGCTGACCCAGGTCGCGCGGATCGGCGAGCAGGTCGCCTCGGCGCTGATCGCCGCTCACCAGGCGGGCATCGTGCACCGCGACGTGAAACCGGGCAACATCCTGCTCGACGATCACGGAACGGTGAAGATCACCGACTTCGGCATCTCCCGCGCCACCGGCGACGTCACCCTGACCGAAACCGGACTGATCTGCGGCACCGCCGCCTACCTCGCGCCCGAGGTCGCCCGCGGCTCCGACCCCAGCCCCGCCTCCGACGTGTTCGCGCTGGGCGCCACGCTGTTCCACGCGCTCGAGGGTGAGCCGCCCTACGGCGCGGGCTCCAACCCGCTCGCGGTGCTCTACGCCGCCGCCAACGGTCAGCTGAGCGAACCGCGCAACGCCGGGCCCGCCACGGATTTCCTGCTCGACCTGCTCAGCCCCGAGCCGCGCGAGCGCCCGAGCATGCGGGCCGCGCGCGACCACCTCGCCGCGTTCGCCGACGCCGGTCCGGCCCCGGTGGCCGCCGGGTTCGTGCCCGCCAGCGAGGCCTTCACCCGGCCGAGAGCGGGCCAGCCGGAATCGGCGACCCGCGAGCTGCGGCCCTCGGCGATGGCCTCGGCGCCCTACACGCCGACCGAGCGCCAGCCGCGTCCCCGCCCCGCGCCCGCGCCGCCGGTGCAGCCGGACACCGCGTCGCATCCGCGCACCATGGCGCAGCCGCGTCCGGTGCCGCGGCAGGGGTCGTCGGGCAAGCGCCGCGCGGTGCTGATCGGCGCGCTGATCGGAGCGATCGTGGTGGCGGGAGCCTTCATGGTGAACCTGCTGAGCTCATCGGGCTCGAACACCAATGCGGCGCAGGGAAATTCCTCGTCGGTGGTCGCGTCGACGCGACCGGGCGGCAACACGACGTCGGCCGCGGCGCCGGTGGGGGAGACGAAGAGCGTCGGCAAGGCCGACCCGCGGCAGTCCATCGATCAAGTGGTGGACTTCTACAACAATCTGACGTACTCGAGCTTCTCCGCCGCGTGGAAACAGCTGACCCCGGCCGCCCAGCAGGTCTACGGCAGTCAGCAGGCGTTCGAGACCTACTGGACGCAGAACCGGGTCACGGGCTTCAACACCGTCGACGCGGCCGGTGGCGGGTCCGGCACCAATGCGGACGGTTCGGTGGACGTCAACGTGGCCAGCGTGACCTACGGCGGCCGGAACAAATCGGTGACGCTCCGGTTGGTCAACCCCGGCAACGGGTCCTCGCTCATCGACAGCGACACCCGCTGA
- the nadC gene encoding carboxylating nicotinate-nucleotide diphosphorylase, which translates to MALDAALDRDEVLRVIRAALDEDLRYGPDVTTAATVPADAVIKASVVSREPGTVAGLDAGLLVLDEVIGADAYEVTDRVADGTRVSPGQSVLTLIAPTRGLLTAERTMLNLVCHLSGIATATAAWVDAVAGTHCRIRDSRKTLPGLRALQKYAVRVGGGVNHRMGLGDAALIKDNHVVAAGSVVEALRAVRAAAPDIACEVEVDSLEQLDAVLAENVELVLLDNFPLWQTQAAVQRRNAASPQTKLESSGGLSLDVAADYARTGVDYLAVGALTHSVRVLDLGLDM; encoded by the coding sequence ATGGCTCTGGATGCCGCCTTGGATCGCGACGAGGTGCTGCGCGTCATTCGCGCCGCGCTGGACGAGGATCTCCGCTATGGACCGGACGTCACGACGGCGGCCACCGTACCCGCTGACGCGGTGATCAAGGCGTCGGTGGTGTCGCGGGAACCGGGGACCGTTGCCGGGCTCGACGCCGGGTTGCTGGTGCTCGACGAGGTGATCGGCGCGGACGCCTACGAGGTCACCGATCGGGTCGCCGACGGCACTCGGGTGTCGCCGGGACAATCCGTGCTCACCTTGATCGCTCCGACGCGCGGACTGCTCACCGCGGAGCGCACCATGCTCAATCTCGTGTGCCACCTGTCGGGCATCGCCACGGCGACCGCCGCCTGGGTGGACGCCGTCGCGGGCACCCACTGCCGGATCCGGGACAGCCGCAAGACGCTGCCCGGGCTGCGCGCGTTGCAGAAGTACGCCGTGCGCGTGGGCGGCGGGGTCAATCACCGGATGGGCCTCGGTGACGCCGCGCTGATCAAGGACAACCACGTGGTCGCCGCCGGATCGGTGGTCGAAGCGCTGCGCGCGGTCCGCGCCGCCGCCCCGGACATCGCCTGCGAGGTGGAGGTCGACAGCCTCGAACAGCTCGACGCCGTTCTCGCCGAGAACGTGGAACTGGTGCTGCTGGACAACTTCCCGCTCTGGCAGACCCAGGCGGCGGTGCAGCGCCGCAACGCCGCGTCCCCGCAGACGAAACTGGAGTCCTCCGGGGGCCTGAGCCTGGATGTCGCCGCCGACTACGCCCGCACCGGCGTCGACTACCTCGCCGTCGGCGCCCTCACCCACTCGGTCCGGGTGCTCGACCTCGGGCTGGACATGTAG
- a CDS encoding penicillin-binding transpeptidase domain-containing protein: MRTNRNSLVLFTAPVLVLAACSSGPDQPDTVAGQFAEALNSDDIAAAAALTDNPAAASDTLGALYEGLGKDVRFEVRSVGDNGFALAATWKLGDDGKSEWTYTTDGTAHDDGNGWRVKWDPATVAPGLAAGPLSYSRVYPAPARILDAAGGELMTEQIVTLVNIAPSADLPAVADLLGPLAPGLSAQSLQAELAAAQGKPVTAITLRETDLAPIRDRLSALPGVTLAPQTRLLTTDKALAAPTLSGLAELWQQSADAHAGWAVRAQTPQGTERVAGTDPTPTADIATTLDLGVQRAAEAALAPVAQPAAIVALRPSTGEVVAVAQNAPADAQGPIALTGLYPPGSTFKTVTVSAALQAGSVTPDTVLPCPGTANIEGRRIPNDNNFDLGSVPLHTAFARSCNTTMGSLAVRLPADALTKAAAQLGLGIDYVTPGLTTVTGKVPAAGTSAQRVESAIGQGQVTASPFGMALVAASIARGAVPAPTLVAGKPGTPDRTPDALPPQVDDQLKAMMRETVTDGTATQLRDLPGLLGKTGTAEYIDDKHAHGWFVGIDGDLAFSVFISDAGSSAPAVEAAGRMLRARE; this comes from the coding sequence GTGCGTACCAACCGGAACTCTCTCGTCCTGTTCACCGCACCGGTGCTCGTGCTCGCCGCCTGCTCGTCCGGACCGGACCAGCCCGACACCGTGGCCGGGCAGTTCGCCGAAGCGCTGAACAGCGACGACATCGCCGCGGCGGCCGCGCTCACCGACAACCCCGCGGCGGCCTCCGACACCCTCGGCGCGCTGTACGAGGGGCTCGGCAAGGACGTCCGCTTCGAGGTCCGCTCGGTCGGCGACAACGGTTTCGCGTTGGCCGCCACCTGGAAGCTGGGTGACGACGGCAAGTCCGAGTGGACCTACACCACCGACGGCACCGCCCACGACGACGGGAACGGGTGGCGGGTGAAGTGGGATCCCGCCACGGTCGCCCCCGGGCTTGCCGCGGGACCGTTGAGCTACAGCAGGGTCTATCCGGCGCCGGCCCGCATCCTCGACGCCGCGGGCGGCGAACTGATGACCGAGCAGATCGTCACGCTGGTGAACATCGCTCCCAGTGCCGACCTCCCCGCGGTCGCGGATCTGCTCGGCCCGCTCGCGCCCGGCCTCTCCGCGCAGTCGCTGCAGGCGGAACTGGCCGCCGCGCAAGGAAAGCCGGTCACCGCGATCACCCTTCGCGAGACGGACCTCGCCCCGATCCGGGATCGCCTGAGCGCGCTGCCCGGGGTCACCCTCGCGCCGCAGACCCGGCTGCTGACCACCGACAAGGCGCTGGCCGCGCCGACCCTGTCCGGACTGGCCGAGCTGTGGCAGCAGTCCGCCGACGCGCACGCCGGGTGGGCGGTGCGGGCCCAGACGCCGCAGGGCACCGAGCGCGTCGCCGGGACCGATCCCACGCCCACCGCGGACATCGCGACCACGCTCGATCTCGGCGTGCAGCGCGCGGCCGAGGCGGCGCTCGCCCCGGTCGCCCAGCCCGCCGCGATCGTCGCCCTGCGACCGTCCACCGGCGAGGTCGTCGCGGTCGCGCAGAACGCCCCGGCCGACGCGCAGGGGCCGATCGCGCTGACCGGGCTCTACCCGCCGGGTTCGACGTTCAAGACGGTGACCGTCTCCGCCGCGTTGCAGGCGGGAAGCGTGACACCCGATACCGTGCTGCCCTGCCCCGGCACCGCGAACATCGAGGGCCGCCGCATCCCCAACGACAACAACTTCGATCTCGGCTCGGTGCCGCTGCACACCGCGTTCGCCCGGTCCTGCAACACCACGATGGGCTCCCTCGCCGTGCGACTGCCCGCCGACGCGCTGACGAAAGCGGCCGCACAACTCGGGCTCGGCATCGATTACGTCACACCGGGCCTGACCACGGTCACCGGAAAAGTTCCGGCGGCGGGCACCTCCGCGCAGCGAGTGGAGTCGGCGATCGGTCAAGGGCAGGTGACAGCGTCGCCATTCGGGATGGCCCTGGTCGCCGCGTCCATCGCCCGCGGCGCCGTGCCCGCTCCCACGCTCGTCGCCGGCAAGCCCGGCACCCCCGACCGGACTCCGGACGCACTGCCGCCGCAGGTAGACGACCAGCTGAAAGCCATGATGCGCGAGACCGTCACCGACGGCACCGCGACGCAATTGCGCGATCTTCCCGGGCTGCTCGGCAAAACCGGTACCGCGGAGTACATCGATGACAAGCACGCGCACGGCTGGTTCGTCGGCATCGACGGCGACCTGGCGTTTTCGGTGTTCATCAGCGACGCGGGCAGCTCCGCCCCCGCGGTGGAGGCCGCGGGGCGGATGCTGCGCGCCCGCGAATAG